From a region of the Mycobacterium intracellulare ATCC 13950 genome:
- a CDS encoding MarR family winged helix-turn-helix transcriptional regulator: MTKRGAADRRMDRAELEKLMSADMRAITAQSDRIGRHFARQNEVSGTDFHALLHIMVAETAGTPLTAAQLRRRMDVSPAAITYLVDRMIDAGHLRREPDPQDRRKTLLRYEKPGMALARSFFTPLGAELHTALAELPDRDLAAAHRVFTAMIEAMSAFESTLTAPAPKRPATPEGKRTPAKGRGGAVR; encoded by the coding sequence GTGACCAAGCGCGGCGCCGCTGACCGGCGAATGGACCGAGCCGAACTCGAGAAGTTGATGTCGGCGGACATGCGCGCGATCACGGCGCAGTCCGACCGCATCGGCCGGCACTTCGCGCGGCAAAACGAGGTCAGCGGCACCGACTTCCACGCCCTGCTGCACATCATGGTCGCCGAGACTGCCGGAACGCCGTTGACGGCGGCGCAATTGCGGAGGCGCATGGACGTATCGCCCGCCGCCATCACCTATCTCGTGGACCGCATGATCGACGCAGGGCACCTCCGGCGCGAACCGGACCCGCAGGACCGCCGCAAGACGCTGCTGCGCTACGAGAAACCTGGAATGGCGCTGGCGCGCTCATTTTTCACGCCGTTGGGCGCCGAACTGCATACCGCCCTCGCCGAGCTTCCCGACCGCGACTTGGCGGCCGCTCATCGGGTTTTCACGGCGATGATCGAGGCGATGTCCGCCTTCGAATCCACGCTCACCGCACCGGCTCCCAAACGGCCCGCCACCCCCGAGGGGAAGCGCACCCCGGCGAAAGGCCGCGGCGGCGCCGTGCGCTGA
- a CDS encoding glycosyltransferase codes for MAVILAYGSPALGHLLPVGALLAELARRGHDVHVRTMAGGVSTMRSVGVHAAPVDPRIEAIAGKDWRARNALEVLTSSVDVLCRRAVFEVDDLRRAVAEVRPDAVIVDANCWGALSAADAGEIPWSLFSPFTPYLRSRGVPPFGPGLRPLPGVVGDLRDATVRPIVRYLFDRPMLPRVNAIRVQLAVPPVTSVDGFMRRAPLLLAVGGEPFEYRHPGWPDVLHHIGACVFEPTETVTAGWIDDLDRPVVLVNTSSLRQADEPLGRIALHALADEDVHVVATFPAGIPTDLPRPDNATVCRFVPHTAVLEKAACAITHGGMGTTLKALDRGVPVCVVPFARDQAEVARRVEVAHCGTRLRAKKLTPARLRAKVRQAMTMADGARRVAAGFAATGGVARGADLIEQRLLGCTVERPVH; via the coding sequence GTGGCTGTCATCCTGGCGTACGGCTCGCCGGCACTCGGACATCTGCTGCCGGTCGGCGCCCTGCTGGCCGAACTCGCCCGGCGGGGTCACGACGTTCATGTGCGCACCATGGCGGGCGGCGTCTCGACGATGCGCTCGGTTGGCGTGCACGCCGCGCCCGTCGATCCGCGAATCGAGGCGATTGCCGGGAAGGACTGGCGGGCGCGAAACGCCTTGGAGGTCTTGACCTCGTCGGTCGACGTGCTGTGCCGGCGAGCGGTGTTCGAGGTCGACGACCTGCGTCGGGCCGTGGCCGAGGTTCGGCCGGATGCGGTCATCGTGGACGCGAATTGTTGGGGCGCCTTGTCGGCCGCAGACGCCGGGGAGATTCCGTGGTCGCTGTTTTCGCCGTTCACCCCGTACCTGCGCTCCCGGGGCGTGCCGCCGTTCGGTCCCGGGCTGCGGCCTCTGCCGGGCGTCGTCGGTGACCTGCGGGACGCCACGGTACGCCCGATCGTGAGGTACCTGTTCGACCGGCCAATGCTGCCGCGCGTCAACGCAATTCGCGTGCAGCTGGCGGTGCCACCGGTAACGTCGGTGGACGGCTTCATGCGCCGCGCGCCGCTGCTGCTGGCCGTCGGAGGCGAGCCTTTCGAGTATCGGCATCCGGGATGGCCCGATGTGTTGCACCACATCGGCGCGTGCGTATTCGAGCCGACCGAAACCGTGACAGCGGGTTGGATCGATGACCTCGACCGGCCCGTCGTGCTGGTGAACACGTCGTCGTTGCGGCAGGCCGACGAACCGCTGGGGCGAATCGCCTTGCACGCGCTGGCCGATGAGGACGTGCACGTCGTGGCGACGTTTCCGGCGGGCATACCCACCGATTTGCCGCGCCCCGACAACGCGACGGTATGCCGTTTCGTGCCGCACACCGCCGTCCTGGAGAAGGCCGCCTGCGCGATCACGCATGGCGGAATGGGGACCACACTGAAGGCTCTCGACCGGGGTGTACCGGTCTGCGTCGTTCCCTTCGCCCGCGATCAGGCCGAAGTCGCCCGGCGGGTGGAGGTCGCTCACTGCGGCACCCGGCTGAGGGCGAAAAAACTCACACCGGCGCGGCTGAGAGCGAAGGTGCGTCAGGCAATGACGATGGCGGACGGTGCGCGACGGGTGGCCGCCGGGTTCGCGGCCACCGGAGGTGTGGCCCGCGGAGCGGATCTCATCGAGCAGCGGCTGTTGGGATGCACCGTCGAGCGCCCGGTGCACTAA
- the fni gene encoding type 2 isopentenyl-diphosphate Delta-isomerase, which produces MTADRGAMKNRKRRHIDVCLSEPVGYAGVSTGLDRYHLPYNALTQTSLGDIDMSTTFFGANLRSPILIGAMTGGAELSGTINRNLAAAAQQLGVGMMLGSQRIMLDSALGDCAADSFTVRDVAPDALLFGNIGLSQLAKAAVPDLAKALDRVGADALAVHTNPLQEAMQHNGDTDFSGSVDRLREAADALGYPVLLKEVGHGIGGAAVAELLGADGTLPVAGIDVAGAGGTSWSRVEQFVRYGELRHPELADWGIPTARAVVEVREALPEIPLVASGGIRTGMDAAKAIALGADVVAVARPLLPAAIESTAAVVDWLQPFIDELRVCLHGCGAANLAALRDVDLVRET; this is translated from the coding sequence ATGACCGCTGACCGTGGCGCGATGAAGAATCGCAAGCGGCGGCACATCGACGTGTGCCTGAGCGAGCCGGTCGGTTATGCCGGGGTCAGCACCGGCCTGGACCGGTATCACCTGCCCTACAACGCGCTCACGCAGACCAGCCTGGGCGACATCGACATGTCCACCACGTTTTTCGGTGCCAACCTGCGCTCTCCGATCCTCATCGGCGCGATGACCGGGGGCGCAGAGTTGTCCGGGACGATCAACCGCAATCTGGCGGCCGCCGCCCAACAGCTCGGCGTCGGCATGATGCTCGGCTCGCAGCGCATCATGCTCGACAGCGCGCTGGGGGACTGCGCCGCGGACAGCTTCACGGTTCGCGACGTCGCCCCAGATGCGTTGCTGTTCGGCAACATTGGGCTATCCCAGCTGGCGAAGGCGGCCGTGCCGGACCTGGCCAAGGCCCTCGATCGGGTGGGCGCCGACGCGCTTGCCGTGCATACCAATCCGTTGCAGGAAGCGATGCAACACAACGGCGACACCGACTTCTCCGGCTCGGTGGACCGGCTGCGCGAAGCGGCCGACGCCCTCGGCTACCCCGTGTTGCTCAAGGAGGTCGGCCACGGGATCGGCGGCGCCGCGGTGGCCGAACTCCTTGGGGCCGACGGCACGCTTCCGGTTGCCGGAATCGACGTGGCGGGCGCCGGCGGCACGTCGTGGTCGCGGGTCGAACAGTTCGTGCGTTACGGCGAACTGCGCCATCCGGAGTTGGCCGACTGGGGAATCCCCACCGCGCGTGCGGTCGTGGAGGTGCGCGAGGCGCTGCCGGAGATCCCGCTGGTGGCGTCCGGTGGCATTCGAACCGGGATGGACGCGGCCAAGGCGATCGCCCTGGGGGCCGACGTCGTGGCGGTGGCCCGGCCGCTGCTGCCGGCCGCGATCGAATCCACTGCGGCGGTGGTGGATTGGCTGCAGCCGTTCATCGATGAGCTTCGGGTATGCCTGCACGGCTGCGGTGCGGCAAACCTCGCGGCGCTGCGCGACGTCGACCTCGTCCGCGAGACGTAG
- a CDS encoding MMPL family transporter, which yields MVWEPLATAVTGRRSWLLALVAALLGVGFMVLIGENAAAGQSPKSLPDDSASAEVDALSRQFPGGDRAPVIVVVSRTDGAVLSPSDVSAARAARDRAQAAAPPGGDGAAPALPSTDGKAASGIVPISGGLSGLDLDRTVTALRTAAASGLPTDLQVHVTGGPAFGADIASAFTNANITLLAVTTSVVALLLIATYRSPVLWLVPLLVVGFADRVAAAVGTAVASLTGLSFDGATSGITSVLVFGAGTNYALLLISRYRQELRRHSGHRVALRHAVRRAGPAIVASNATVVLALLTLLFAATPSTRSLGALAACGLVVAAVSVLVILPPMLAVCGRRLFWPFIPHADDAEDRDSGAWRRIAESVARRPALVAVVAIAVLAALGTGLWGTRIGLSQTEQFRVRADSVSGYTVVAEHFPAGLANPTLVVAPTAHASSVRQAIGATPGVVSVTESGRSETGLTKWSVVIDAPPSSDRAFGIVAALRDSTRAADPGALVGGADAQALDVRDAAAHDRVLLIPAILAVILVVLYALLRSALAPPTLLAATILGALAALGMGGWASIHIFGFPALDNTTPLFAFLFLAALGVDYTIFLVTRAREEAARHGARDGMVRAVSATGGVITSAGIVLAAVFCVLGVLPLIVLTQLGIIVGLGILLDTFVVRTLVIPALFALIGDRIWWPTSPANTEPVEQQADQAQRERSTP from the coding sequence GTGGTGTGGGAGCCCTTGGCCACCGCTGTGACGGGTCGACGTTCGTGGCTGCTCGCGCTGGTCGCGGCCCTGCTGGGGGTCGGTTTCATGGTTCTCATCGGCGAGAACGCGGCGGCGGGCCAGTCACCGAAATCGCTGCCCGACGACTCCGCGTCGGCCGAGGTGGACGCGCTGTCGCGGCAGTTCCCCGGCGGCGACCGCGCCCCGGTGATTGTCGTGGTCAGCCGGACCGACGGCGCGGTGCTCAGCCCCTCGGACGTTTCGGCCGCACGCGCGGCCCGCGATCGGGCCCAGGCCGCCGCGCCGCCCGGCGGGGATGGCGCGGCGCCCGCGCTGCCGTCGACCGACGGGAAGGCCGCCTCGGGCATCGTGCCGATCAGCGGCGGCCTGTCGGGGCTTGACCTCGACCGCACGGTCACGGCGCTGCGCACGGCCGCGGCGAGCGGACTGCCCACGGATCTGCAGGTGCACGTCACGGGCGGGCCGGCGTTCGGCGCCGACATCGCCAGCGCCTTCACCAACGCCAACATCACCTTGCTCGCCGTGACGACGTCGGTGGTGGCGCTGCTGCTGATCGCCACGTACCGGTCCCCGGTGCTGTGGCTGGTCCCCTTGCTCGTCGTCGGATTCGCCGACCGGGTCGCCGCCGCGGTCGGTACGGCGGTGGCGTCGCTGACCGGGCTGAGCTTCGACGGCGCCACCTCGGGCATCACCAGCGTGCTGGTGTTCGGGGCGGGCACCAATTACGCGCTGTTGTTGATCTCCCGGTATCGCCAAGAGCTACGGCGCCATTCCGGGCACCGCGTCGCGCTGCGGCACGCCGTGCGCCGCGCGGGGCCGGCCATCGTTGCCAGCAATGCCACCGTGGTGCTGGCGCTGCTCACGCTGCTGTTCGCGGCCACTCCGAGCACACGCAGTCTGGGCGCGCTGGCGGCGTGCGGCCTCGTGGTCGCCGCGGTGTCGGTGCTGGTCATCCTGCCGCCGATGCTGGCCGTGTGCGGCCGCCGATTGTTCTGGCCGTTCATCCCGCACGCCGACGACGCCGAGGACCGGGATTCCGGTGCCTGGCGGCGCATCGCGGAATCGGTCGCACGCCGTCCCGCGCTGGTTGCGGTGGTAGCGATCGCGGTGCTGGCCGCCCTGGGCACGGGCTTGTGGGGGACCCGGATCGGGCTGTCGCAGACCGAGCAGTTCCGCGTGCGCGCGGATTCGGTGTCCGGTTACACCGTGGTGGCCGAACACTTCCCGGCCGGCCTGGCCAACCCGACGCTGGTTGTCGCGCCCACCGCCCACGCGTCGTCGGTGCGGCAGGCGATCGGGGCCACGCCCGGCGTCGTCTCGGTGACCGAGTCCGGCCGCTCGGAAACGGGGCTGACGAAGTGGTCGGTGGTGATCGACGCACCGCCGTCGTCCGACCGGGCGTTCGGCATCGTTGCCGCACTGCGGGATTCGACCCGGGCCGCCGACCCCGGCGCGCTGGTGGGCGGCGCCGACGCGCAGGCCCTCGACGTCCGGGACGCGGCCGCGCATGACCGCGTGCTGCTGATCCCGGCGATCCTGGCCGTCATCCTGGTCGTCCTGTATGCGTTGCTGCGATCCGCCCTCGCGCCGCCGACCCTGCTGGCCGCGACGATTCTGGGTGCCCTGGCCGCGTTGGGCATGGGCGGCTGGGCGAGCATCCATATCTTCGGTTTTCCGGCACTGGACAACACCACCCCGCTGTTCGCCTTCCTGTTCTTGGCCGCCCTCGGCGTGGACTACACCATCTTTCTGGTCACCCGCGCCCGCGAGGAGGCCGCACGGCACGGCGCGCGCGATGGGATGGTGCGCGCGGTGTCGGCGACCGGAGGCGTAATCACCAGCGCGGGAATCGTTTTGGCCGCCGTGTTCTGCGTGCTCGGGGTGCTGCCGTTGATCGTCCTGACGCAGTTGGGGATCATCGTCGGCCTGGGCATCCTGCTCGACACCTTCGTGGTGCGCACCCTGGTCATCCCGGCGTTGTTCGCCCTCATCGGCGACCGAATCTGGTGGCCCACCAGCCCCGCCAATACCGAACCCGTTGAACAACAAGCGGATCAGGCCCAACGCGAACGGAGCACGCCGTGA
- a CDS encoding TspO/MBR family protein codes for MNKSILGATALGVAAAAAAGSVASANAASPWYARLRKPAYQPPRAAFPVAWTTLYADIAVTSAVAIDRFRATGRHDQARSYAAALVVNLLLNAGWSWLFFRYHKLGAAAVGAAALTASSADLVRRTAQAGPRGGPALLPYPMWCGFATVLSTHIWRLNR; via the coding sequence GTGAACAAATCGATCTTAGGTGCGACGGCCCTGGGCGTCGCCGCGGCCGCCGCCGCCGGCAGCGTCGCCAGCGCCAACGCCGCCTCGCCGTGGTACGCGCGGCTTCGCAAGCCCGCGTACCAGCCGCCGCGCGCCGCCTTCCCCGTCGCGTGGACCACGCTCTACGCGGACATCGCGGTCACGTCGGCGGTGGCCATCGACCGGTTTCGCGCCACCGGGCGCCATGACCAGGCGCGCAGCTACGCCGCTGCCCTGGTAGTGAATCTGCTCCTCAACGCCGGGTGGAGCTGGCTCTTCTTTCGGTACCACAAGCTCGGTGCGGCCGCGGTCGGTGCCGCGGCGCTGACGGCCAGCAGCGCCGACCTGGTGAGGCGCACCGCGCAAGCCGGCCCGCGGGGCGGGCCGGCGCTACTGCCCTACCCGATGTGGTGCGGCTTCGCGACCGTCCTGTCCACCCACATCTGGCGGCTCAACCGTTAG